The region ACATCCGCTATCTGCTGGACGCCGGGCTCACGCTGGAGGACATCGAGCACTTCGGCGCCTGCCTGGACGGCGACCTGCCCAGCAGCCGCCCCTCCGAGGCCATGCTGGACGTCGGGCGCCGCCGCCTGAGCGTGCTGGACGACCGGATCGCCACCCTCGCGCGGGTGCGCGAGGAGCTCGCCGAGCGGCTGGCCATCGCCTCCGGCGACCGGGCCGCGGGCCCTACGTCGTCCGGCTGAGCAGCCAGGACACCAGCGCGCGTACAGCGCTGGAGAGCATGCCGGCGGTTCGGCATCGTTGACCTGCTTTCGTCACCTTCTCGGCCGTGCACGGCCAAGCTTGTACGCCCGGTCGTTCGCACCTCGTCGCGCTCCCGGCTGCCCTTACGACGGGACGGTCACAGGTCGCATCAACCCAGCTCCCGGCTAGTGGTGAGAGGGAGGGTGCGGGTGCGGTGACACACACCCACGCCGAGCGCGCGCGATTGCCTACGGTGCTCCTTGCGTAGGCGACGGGCGAGGCGGCGGGTGGCCGAGCGGGTCCGCTCGGCCTGGAGTCCGGCGCGTTCGAGGGCCTGCCGGCGCCGGTAGCGGGACAGGCGACGGCCCTGGTGGTTCGTGCCGTCGGAGCTGGTGGCGAGGTTCACGATGCCCCGGTCGACTCCGATCCATGTGAACGCCGGGGCATCCTCGCCGGACCGGGTGAAACTGGCGGACCCGCCCCGGCTGGGGCTTCGAGCCGCCGCCGATCTGACCGTAAGAGCACCCCGAACGGCCGGAAGGCCCGCCCCCGCGCAGCGCGGGACCGGGCCTTCCGGGTCGGACGGGGTGGATCAGATCTCGAAGATCTCGTTCACCAGCGCCTGCTGCTCCGACTGGTGCCGCTTGTTCGACCCCACCGCGGGCGAGGACGAATGCGGACGCGAGACCCGGACCAGGCGCTCGGCGGCGGGGACGTCCGCGCCGACCGACAGCTCCAGGTGGTCGATCAGGTTGAGTGCGACGAACGGCCAGGCACCCTGGTTGGCCGGCTCCTCCTGCGCCCACACGAACTTCTCGACACCCGAGTACTTGGCGATCTCGGCCTGCAGCTCCGTACCCGGCAGCGGGTACAGCCGCTCCAGGCGGATGATCGCCGTGTCGTTCGCACCGCGCTTGTCCCGCTCCGCGGCCACGTCGTAGTAGACCTTGCCGGAGCAGAAGACCACCTTGCGCACCGCGGCCGGGTCGACCGTCTCGTCGCCGATCACCGGACGGAAGGAGCCGTTGAGGAACTCGTCGGTCCTCGACGCCGCGGCCTTCAGACGCAGCATCGACTTCGGGGTGAAGACGACCAGCGGCTTGTGGTGCGGGTTGTGGACCTGCCAGCGCAGCAGGTGGAAGTAGTTCGACGGCAGCGTCGGCGCGGCGACCGTCATGTTGTTCTGCGCGCAGAGCTGGAGGAAGCGCTCGATACGGGCCGACGAGTGGTCCGGCCCCTGGCCCTCGTAACCGTGCGGCAGCAGCAGCGTGACACCAGAGGTCTGGCCCCACTTCTGCTCGGCCGACGAGATGAACTCGTCCACGATGGTCTGCGCGCCGTTGACGAAGTCACCGAACTGCGCTTCCCACATGACCAGCGCGTTCGGACGGGCCAGCGAGTAGCCGTACTCGAAGCCCATCGCCGCGTACTCGCTGAGCAGCGAGTCGTAGATGTTGTACCGCGCCTGGTCCTCGGTGAGGTACAGCAGCGGGGTGTAGTCGTCGCCGGTCTCGCGGTCCACCAGCACCGCGTGGCGCTGGCCGAAGGTGCCGCGGCGGGAGTCCTGGCCGGCGAGCCGGACCGGGGTGCCCTCCATCAGCAGCGAGCCGATGGCGAGGGTCTCGCCCATGCCCCAGTCGATCGAGTCGTCCTCGATCATCGCCGCGCGCCGCTGGAGCTGCGGGAACAGCCGCGGGTGGACGGTGATCCGGTCGGGGGTGTTCACCTGGGACTCGGCGATCCGCTTGACGACCTCCTGGGAGACGGCCGTCTGGACCGTGACCGGGAACTCCGCCTGCGGCTCGGGGACCTCGGCCGGAGCCGGGGCCGAGACCGCGTCGCGGACCTCGGTGAAGACCTTCTCCAACTGGCCCTGGAAGTCCTGCAGCGCCTGCTCGGCCTCTTCCAGCGTGATGTCGCCGCGCCCGATCAGCGACTCGGTGTAGAGCTTGCGCACCGAGCGCTTCTTGTCGATCAGGTCGTACATCAGCGGCTGGGTGAAACCGGGGTTGTCGGTCTCGTTGTGGCCGCGGCGGCGGTAGCAGATCAGGTCGATGACCACGTCCTTGTTGAACGCCTGGCGGAACTCGAAGGCGAGCCGCGCGACGCGCACGACGGCCTCCGGGTCGTCGCCGTTCACATGGAAGATCGGCGCCTCGATCATGCGCGCGACGTCCGTGGCGTACATCGAGGAGCGGGACGCGGCCGGGGCGGCGGTGAAGCCGACCTGGTTGTTGATCACGATGTGCACGGTGCCGCCGGTGCGGTAGCCGCGAAGCTGCGACATGTTCAGCGTCTCGGCGACCACACCCTGGCCCGCGAAGGCCGCGTCGCCGTGGAGGGCGACGGGCAGCACCGTGAAGTCGGTGCCGGCCTTGCCGATGATGTCCTGCTTGGCGCGGACGACGCCCTCCAGGACCGGGTCCACGGCCTCCAGGTGGGAGGGGTTCGCGGCGAGCGAGACCTTGATCTGCTCGCCGTCCAGACCGGTGAAGGTGCCCTCGGCGCCCAGGTGGTACTTGACGTCACCGGAGCCGTGCATGGACTTCGGGTCGAGGTTGCCCTCGAACTCGCGGAAGATCTGCGCGTACGACTTGCCGACGATGTTGGCGAGCACGTTCAGCCGGCCGCGGTGGGCCATGCCGACGACGACCTCGTCCAGCCGCGACTCGGCGGCCGCGTCCAGCACCGCGTCCAGCAGCGGGATGACGGACTCGCCGCCCTCCAGGGAGAACCGCTTCTGGCCGACGTACTTGGTCTGGAGGAAGGTCTCGAACGCCTCGGCCGCGTTGAGCCGCCGCAGGATGCGCAACTGCTCCTCGCGCTCCGGCTTGTCGTGGTTGCGCTCGACGCGGTCCTGGATCCACTTGCGCTGCTTGGGGTCCTGGATGTGCATGAACTCGATGCCGGTGGTGCGGCAGTACGAGTCGCGCAGCACGCCCAGGATGTCGCGCAGCTTCATCATGGTCTTGCCCGCGAAGCCGCCGACCGCGAACTCGCGCTCCAGGTCCCACAGGGTGAGCCCGTGCTCGATGATGTCCAGGTCGGGGTGCTTGCGCTGGCGGTACTCCAGCGGGTCGGTGTCGGCCATGACATGGCCGCGGACCCGGTAGGAGTGGATCAGGTCGAAGACCCGCGCCGCCTTGGTGACGTCGTCGTCGTGGCTGACGTCGATGTCCTTGAGCCAGCGGACCGGCTCGTAGGGGATCCGCAGCGCCTTGAAGATCTCGTCGAAGAAGTCGTTCTCGCCGAGCAGCAGTTGGTTCATGATCCGCAGGAACTCGCCGGAGGCGGCGCCCTGGATCACCCGGTGGTCATAGGTGCTGGTCAGCGTCATGACCTTGGAGATGCCCAGCTTGTTCAGGGTGTCCTGGGAGGTGCCCTGGAACTCGGCGGGGTACTCCATGGCACCGACGCCGACGATCAGGCCCTGCCCGGGCATCAGCCGCGGCACCGAGTGGACGGTGCCGATGCCGCCGGGGTTGGTCAGGGAGGCCGTCACGCCGGTGAAGTCGTCCATCGTCAGCTTGCCCGAGCGGGCGCGGCGCACGATGTCCTCGTACGCCTGCCAGAACTCGAAGAAGTTGAGCGTCTCGGCCTTCTTGATCGCGGCCACGACGAGCTGGCGGTCACCGTTGGGCTTGACCAGGTCGATGGCGAGACCGAGGTTGATGTGCTCGGGCTTGACCAGGGTCGGCTTGCCGTCCTTCTCGGTGAACGAATTGTTCATCGAGGGCATCGCCTTCAGCGCCTGCACCATGGCGTAGCCGATCAGGTGCGTGAAGGACACCTTGCCGCCGCGGGCGCGCTTGAGGTGGTTGTTGATGACGATGCGGTTGTCGAACAGCAGCTTGACCGGGACCGCGCGGACCGAGGTGGCCGTCGGCAGCTCCAGCGACGCGTTCATGTTCTTCGCCACGGCGGCGGAGGGGCCGCGCAGCGTGACCAGCTCGGGGCCGACGGACGGCCCGGCGGGCTCCTTCTTGGAGACCGTCGGCTCGGCCGGAGTCGGCTTGACCGGAGCGGGCTTGGCCGGGGCCGCCGGAGCCGTCGGGGCGGCCTTCGCGGCGGGGGCCGCGGGCTGCGCCGGTGCGGGCTTCGGGGCGGCCGGGGCCGCCGCGGCGGGCTTGGCCTCGGCGGGCTTCGCGGCCGGGACGGCGGGCTTGGCCTCCGCCGGCTGGGCCGGAGCCGCCGGGGCGGCGCTCGCGGCTACTCCCTGTGGTGGCTTGGCCACCGCGGAGCCGGTGTCCTGACCCGGCTTGTAGTCGGCGAAGAAGTCCCACCAGGCTCGGTCGACCGAGTTCGGGTCCTGGAGGTACTGCTGGTAGATCTCGTCGACGAGCCACTCATTGGGGCCGAAGGCAGCGGCAGGGTTACTTCCCTGCCCGTCCTGTTCATCGGTCGAGACGCTCGAGGTGTTGGGGGACTGTGGCGACACGGCGGCAACCGCCCTCTTCCGCTTCCTAAGGTGGTGGACAGCGGGAATTAAGGCTACGCCCCTTGGACCCTTACGTGCAGGCCGCACTGGTCATCGTCGCGCAAGTCACATTGATTGGCGGGTTTCAGCGCATGACTCACCGGGAAACACCCGGAGTTTCGTGTGTTTCCTCACGTAGGGCAGCGCAAACGTGCACCCCCGCCGCTCGTATGGGCGCGACAGGGGCGACTTTACTTCAACTTTGATCTCAGGGGGTGGCCGGTTTGGATTCCGGGGCCGGTCCGGGGAGGCTGACCTTGATCCGGCAGCCGCGCGGGGACTCCGCCACGCCTATCCGCCCGCCGTGCAGGTCCACCGCCCAGCGCGCGATCGCCAGCCCCAGACCGGTGCCGCCGTCGCTGACCGGGCCCGGGCGGCGCCGGCCCCCGTTCGCCGAGCTGTCGGGGGAGAGCCCGCCCCGGTTGAACCGCTCGAAGACCCGGTGCCGCTCCGCCTCCGGGATGCCGGGACCCTCGTCCAGCACCTCCAGCTCCAGGCTCTCCGGGCCGGCCTCACCGCGCCGGGCGCGCACGGTCACCCGGCCGTGCGCCGGGCTGTGCTTCACCGCGTTGTCGATGAGGTTCGCCATCACCTGGTGCAGCCGTTCGGCGTCGGCGTGGGCGGTCAGCTCGGGCGGCGAGACGTCCAGATTGAGATGGACGTCCGTACGGGTGTGCGCGCCCGACTGGGACTCCGCGCCCTTGGCCATGCTCGCCTCCTTGAGGATTCCGGCCAGATACGGCCAGACCTCGAACCGCCGGGCGTGCAGCGGCACCACCCCGTTGTCGAGGCGGGAGAGATCGAGTAGCTGATCCACCAGGCGGCCCAGGCGCTGGGTCTGCCGCAGCGCGACCCGCATGGTCTCCGGATCGGCCTCCGAGACCCCGTCCACCACGTTCTCCAGCACGGCGCGCAGGCCCGCGATGGGGGTGCGCAGCTCATGCGAGACGTTGGCGACCAGCTCCTTGCGGTGGGTGTCCACCGCCTCCAGGTCGGCCGCCATCCGGTTGAACGCGGTCGCCAGGTCGCCGAACTCGTCCCGGCGCACCGCCGCCTCCACCCGCCGGGTGTAGTCGCCGTTCGCCATCGCCCGGGTGACCTCGGTCATCTCGTCCAGCGGGGCGGTCAGCCCGTGTGCCACGAACTGGGTGATCAGCAGCGAGGCGATGATCGAGAAGATGGTGATCACGCGCAGCTCGGTATCGGAGTGCACCGCCGCGAAGACCAGCCACGTGGTGATGATCACCGAGCCGATGACCAGCGCCCCCAGCGCCGCCTTGACCGAGCGGTACGGGTCGAAGGGCCGCAGCGCCTCCCAGATCCGGGCCCAGGTGGCGCGGGACAACGCCCGCCGGCCCCTGGGGTCCACGTACATCCGGCAGACCTTGGGAACCCGGGCCCCGGAAATCCGCCAGGCCTTGGGAATGAGGGCCCCGGGGATCCGCCAGACCTTGGGAATCCGGGCCCCGGGGATCCGCCAGACCTTGGGAACCCTGCGCGCCCAGCGGCCCTTCCTCATGCCGCCGGGGTCTCCAGGGCGTAACCGACGCCGTGCACCGTACGGATCCGCTCCGCGCCGATCTTCCGCCGCAGCGCCTTGATATGGCTGTCCACGGTGCGGGTGCCCGAGGCGTCCGCCCAGTCCCACACCTCGGCCAGCAACTGCTCACGCGAGAGCACCGCGCGCGGGGTGTTGGCCAGGCAGACCAGCAGATCGAACTCGGTCGGGGTCAGATGCACATCCGAACCGCGCACCCGCACCCGGCGCTGGGCGTGGTCGATCTCCAGCTCGCCCAGGCGCAGGATCCCGCTGCGCGGGGTGTGGGCGGCCAGCGCCGCCCGCTCCACCCGCCGCAGCAGCACATGCACCCGCGCGGCCAGTTCGCGCATGGAGAACGGCTTGGTCATGTAGTCGTCGGCGCCGACCCCGAGCCCCACCAGCATGTCGGTCTCGTCATCGCGCGCGGTCAGCATCAGCACGGGCACCGGACGGCGGGCCTGCACCCGGCGACAGACCTCCAGACCGTCGAAGCCCGGCAGCATCACGTCGAGGACCAGCAGATCGGGCTGCCACGCCTCGGCCGTGTCGACCGCCGCCGGACCGTCTCCCGCCGTCTGGACCTGGAACCCCTCGGCACGCAGCCGGGCCGCGATGGCGTCCACTATGGTCGGATCGTCCTCGACGACGAGGACCCGGCGCTGTGCGCCAGGGGTGGTCGTGGCGGTCCCGTTGTGACCGTTATGAGTCTGCTCCATACGCCCGCCCCTGCGTCTTCCGGTGAAACCCGCGGCTCGCGCCTGGTCATCGCTCAGCCGCGTTTGGTAGGCAAGCAAGCGTAAAGCCAGCGTACGCGGCTTTGCTACGCGCCCCGGACGGCGAGATGCACGACGTCGGGAACACCCCGGGCAACGGCGACCTCTTCCGTACGCACCTGCGTGAACCCGGCATTCCGGAGAGATTCCTCGAATGCGGGTGACGGCTGCGCCGACCAGACGGCCAGCACTCCGCCCGGTGCCAGGCGCGCCGCACAGGCGGCGAGCCCGGCGGGGGAGTAGAGGCCGTCGTTGTCCTCGGTGACGGTCCAGTCGGGTCCGTTGTCGATGTCCAGGCACAGCGCGTCATAGCTCTGCGGGGTCTGCGGCGCGCGCGGGCCGGTCCGCAGCCAGGCGACCAGATCGGCGTGCACGATCTCGGCGCGCGGATCGGCCAGCGCCCCGGCGGTCACGGCCGCCAGGGGTCCTTCGCGGTGCCAGTCGATCACCGCCGCCTCCCGCTCGACCACCGCGATCCGCCCCCACCGGGGCTCCGCCACCGCCTCGACCAGCGAAAACCCGACGCCGAGGCCGCCGATGAGCAGTGCGGGGGAGGGCCGGTCGGCGGGCAGCGCGCGCAGGGCGGCGCGGATGAGCAGCCGCTCGGAGCGGCCGTCGGAGGTGTCCATGAGGAAGCACCCATTGGCGATGATCTCGAAGACGGCGTCGCCCGACGGCCCCCCGTCACCGCGCCGC is a window of Streptomyces violaceusniger Tu 4113 DNA encoding:
- a CDS encoding response regulator transcription factor; protein product: MEQTHNGHNGTATTTPGAQRRVLVVEDDPTIVDAIAARLRAEGFQVQTAGDGPAAVDTAEAWQPDLLVLDVMLPGFDGLEVCRRVQARRPVPVLMLTARDDETDMLVGLGVGADDYMTKPFSMRELAARVHVLLRRVERAALAAHTPRSGILRLGELEIDHAQRRVRVRGSDVHLTPTEFDLLVCLANTPRAVLSREQLLAEVWDWADASGTRTVDSHIKALRRKIGAERIRTVHGVGYALETPAA
- a CDS encoding MerR family transcriptional regulator, producing MRIGELAKATGATTRALRFYEERGLLSSTRAVNGYRIYDERAIQRVANIRYLLDAGLTLEDIEHFGACLDGDLPSSRPSEAMLDVGRRRLSVLDDRIATLARVREELAERLAIASGDRAAGPTSSG
- a CDS encoding HAMP domain-containing sensor histidine kinase — translated: MYVDPRGRRALSRATWARIWEALRPFDPYRSVKAALGALVIGSVIITTWLVFAAVHSDTELRVITIFSIIASLLITQFVAHGLTAPLDEMTEVTRAMANGDYTRRVEAAVRRDEFGDLATAFNRMAADLEAVDTHRKELVANVSHELRTPIAGLRAVLENVVDGVSEADPETMRVALRQTQRLGRLVDQLLDLSRLDNGVVPLHARRFEVWPYLAGILKEASMAKGAESQSGAHTRTDVHLNLDVSPPELTAHADAERLHQVMANLIDNAVKHSPAHGRVTVRARRGEAGPESLELEVLDEGPGIPEAERHRVFERFNRGGLSPDSSANGGRRRPGPVSDGGTGLGLAIARWAVDLHGGRIGVAESPRGCRIKVSLPGPAPESKPATP
- a CDS encoding multifunctional oxoglutarate decarboxylase/oxoglutarate dehydrogenase thiamine pyrophosphate-binding subunit/dihydrolipoyllysine-residue succinyltransferase subunit, giving the protein MSPQSPNTSSVSTDEQDGQGSNPAAAFGPNEWLVDEIYQQYLQDPNSVDRAWWDFFADYKPGQDTGSAVAKPPQGVAASAAPAAPAQPAEAKPAVPAAKPAEAKPAAAAPAAPKPAPAQPAAPAAKAAPTAPAAPAKPAPVKPTPAEPTVSKKEPAGPSVGPELVTLRGPSAAVAKNMNASLELPTATSVRAVPVKLLFDNRIVINNHLKRARGGKVSFTHLIGYAMVQALKAMPSMNNSFTEKDGKPTLVKPEHINLGLAIDLVKPNGDRQLVVAAIKKAETLNFFEFWQAYEDIVRRARSGKLTMDDFTGVTASLTNPGGIGTVHSVPRLMPGQGLIVGVGAMEYPAEFQGTSQDTLNKLGISKVMTLTSTYDHRVIQGAASGEFLRIMNQLLLGENDFFDEIFKALRIPYEPVRWLKDIDVSHDDDVTKAARVFDLIHSYRVRGHVMADTDPLEYRQRKHPDLDIIEHGLTLWDLEREFAVGGFAGKTMMKLRDILGVLRDSYCRTTGIEFMHIQDPKQRKWIQDRVERNHDKPEREEQLRILRRLNAAEAFETFLQTKYVGQKRFSLEGGESVIPLLDAVLDAAAESRLDEVVVGMAHRGRLNVLANIVGKSYAQIFREFEGNLDPKSMHGSGDVKYHLGAEGTFTGLDGEQIKVSLAANPSHLEAVDPVLEGVVRAKQDIIGKAGTDFTVLPVALHGDAAFAGQGVVAETLNMSQLRGYRTGGTVHIVINNQVGFTAAPAASRSSMYATDVARMIEAPIFHVNGDDPEAVVRVARLAFEFRQAFNKDVVIDLICYRRRGHNETDNPGFTQPLMYDLIDKKRSVRKLYTESLIGRGDITLEEAEQALQDFQGQLEKVFTEVRDAVSAPAPAEVPEPQAEFPVTVQTAVSQEVVKRIAESQVNTPDRITVHPRLFPQLQRRAAMIEDDSIDWGMGETLAIGSLLMEGTPVRLAGQDSRRGTFGQRHAVLVDRETGDDYTPLLYLTEDQARYNIYDSLLSEYAAMGFEYGYSLARPNALVMWEAQFGDFVNGAQTIVDEFISSAEQKWGQTSGVTLLLPHGYEGQGPDHSSARIERFLQLCAQNNMTVAAPTLPSNYFHLLRWQVHNPHHKPLVVFTPKSMLRLKAAASRTDEFLNGSFRPVIGDETVDPAAVRKVVFCSGKVYYDVAAERDKRGANDTAIIRLERLYPLPGTELQAEIAKYSGVEKFVWAQEEPANQGAWPFVALNLIDHLELSVGADVPAAERLVRVSRPHSSSPAVGSNKRHQSEQQALVNEIFEI